One genomic window of Arachis stenosperma cultivar V10309 chromosome 10, arast.V10309.gnm1.PFL2, whole genome shotgun sequence includes the following:
- the LOC130957269 gene encoding uncharacterized protein LOC130957269: protein MERGLRQGDPLSPFLFVLVVDVLHRMIREAMRNGRIYPLLVGRDNIELSHLQFADDTILFCPMKKIGNGRNGIPLVKWEKWDTTSKMRSGDGSKKAGGLGIGDAVLQEVVLPEEITSYSFTGAIWKGFVPPRIELFSWFVLVGWVNTKDRLCRLGVISPNDRTCVLCDKSVESAFHLFAGCEISWQVWCAWLFALGRKWTMTGTLKQHFESWTNAAARRDERRRWVIGFFAVIWTVWLERNDRIFRNQSSRVVDIISRSFLLSDEWSGGEPYGC, encoded by the exons ATGGAAAGGGGACTACGACAAGGAGACCCTTTATCGCCATTTCTGTTTGTGCTAGTTGTTGATGTGCTACATAGGATGATTAGGGAGGCAATGAGGAATGGCCGCATCTATCCACTTTTGGTTGGAAGGGATAACATTGAGCTGTCGCACTTACAGTTTGCAGATGATACCATTCTCTTCTGTCCTATG aaaaagataggaaatGGGAGAAATGGGATACCACTTGTAAAATGGGAGAAATGGGATACCACTAGTAAAATGAGAAGTGGTGATGGCTCCAAAAAGGCAGGTGGTCTGGGGATCGGAGACGCA GTATTGCAGGAAGTGGTTCTCCCGGAGGAAATAACAAGCTATAGCTTCACAGGTGCAATTTGGAAGGGTTTCGTTCCACCAAGGATCGAGTTATTCTCTTGGTTTGTGTTGGTGGGGTGGGTGAATACTAAGGACAGATTGTGTAGACTAGGTGTAATTAGCCCAAATGATCGTACATGTGTCTTATGTGATAAGTCTGTGGAGTCTGCTTTTCATTTGTTTGCTGGTTGTGAGATTTCCTGGCAGGTGTGGTGTGCTTGGCTATTCGCTCTTGGAAGGAAATGGACCATGACTGGTACACTCAAACAACACTTTGAAAGTTGGACGAATGCTGCAGCAAGAAGAGATGAGAGGAGGAGGTGGGTGATTGGCTTCTTTGCTGTTATCTGGACAGTTTGGCTAGAACGGAATGATAGAATCTTCAGGAATCAAAGTTCACGTGTGGTGGATATTATTAGTAGATCCTTCTTGCTCTCCGATGAGTGGAGTGGTGGTGAACCCTAtggttgttga
- the LOC130957270 gene encoding uncharacterized protein LOC130957270 — MLFLSKIKGHYNTHTHTHTVNQGREGLVPRGRRREEEAALSFRPGSTTSHGTATTSSCRRAATSRRRCRHRLQIGKRELVGERGSVAPGTASAPPSLTSSAASPLLSAGVLSLVRKRRRRVGCCYQERSCQVAQREREREREITRSRGVKGDPRPATATFAAKVRCRHRRKHCRRRHWSCGCFTLDFICAVAREKGVVTCLRFFSFDNQGNFWLKLRDLSKTLKEG; from the exons ATGTTATTT CTCAGCAAAATCAAAGGCCActataacacacacacacacacacacaccgTGAATCAGGGAAGAGAGGGACTTGTGCCGcgaggaagaagaagggagGAGGAAGCCGCGCTATCGTTCCGCCCCGGCTCGACAACCAGTCATGGCACCGCCACCACGTCCAGCTGCCGTCGTGCCGCCACCTCTAGACGCCGTTGCCGCCACCGTTTGCAAATAGGGAAGAGAGAGCTCGTGGGTGAGAGAGGGAGTGTCGCGCCAGGCACTGCCTCTGCGCCGCCGTCGTTGACGAGCTCAGCCGCCTCGCCATTGTTGTCAGCGGGGGTTTTGTCACTGGTGAGGAAAAGACGCCGTCGCGTTGGTTGTTGTTATCAAGAGAGAAGCTGTCAGGTCGCacagagagaaagagagagagaaagagagatcACGAGGAGCAGAGGAGTGAAGGGAGACCCGCGCCCAGCCACCGCCACTTTTGCCGCCAAGGTACGCTGCCGCCATCGTCGGAAACACTGCCG TCGTCGTCACTGGAGCTGCGGCTGCTTCACTCTTGATTTCATTTGTGCA GTTGCGAGGGAAAAGGGGGTTGTGACGTGTTTGAGATTTTTTAGTTTCGACAATCAAG